Proteins from one Catenuloplanes atrovinosus genomic window:
- a CDS encoding TerC family protein, with translation MNVPAWVWAITLAAMAVVLIIDLVVIGRRPHEPSPRESGIWVSVYVGLALLFGVGVWVLAGPSYAGQFYTGWLTEYSLSADNLFVFVVIMGRFAVPRQYQQTVLLVGIILALVMRGAFIAAGAALITQFSWVFYIFGAFLIYTAINFAREGLEDEAEDFKENVLIRWSRRALPISPGFDGARLTTVHAGRRMFTPMLIVMIAIGTTDLIFALDSIPAIFGITQEPYLVFTANVFALMGLVQLYFLLGNLIERLVYLSKGLAVILAFIGVKLILEALHENNLPFINGGQHIEWAPTIPIWLSLTVILGTLIIATVASLIKTAADDRREARRQAAESSDDEPVLKA, from the coding sequence TTGAACGTTCCCGCATGGGTCTGGGCCATCACGCTCGCCGCGATGGCGGTCGTCCTGATCATCGACCTCGTCGTCATCGGGCGCCGCCCACACGAACCCAGCCCGCGCGAGTCCGGGATCTGGGTCAGCGTCTACGTCGGTCTCGCGCTGCTCTTCGGCGTCGGCGTCTGGGTCCTCGCCGGCCCGTCGTACGCCGGGCAGTTCTACACCGGCTGGCTCACCGAGTACAGCCTGTCGGCCGACAACCTGTTCGTCTTCGTGGTCATCATGGGCCGCTTCGCGGTGCCCCGGCAGTACCAGCAGACGGTCCTGCTGGTCGGCATCATCCTGGCGCTGGTCATGCGCGGTGCGTTCATCGCCGCCGGCGCCGCGCTGATCACGCAGTTCTCCTGGGTCTTCTACATCTTCGGCGCGTTCCTCATCTACACCGCGATCAACTTCGCGCGGGAAGGGCTCGAGGACGAGGCCGAGGACTTCAAGGAGAACGTGCTGATCCGCTGGTCCCGCCGCGCGCTGCCGATCTCGCCCGGCTTCGACGGCGCCCGGCTGACCACCGTGCACGCCGGCCGCCGCATGTTCACGCCGATGCTGATCGTCATGATCGCGATCGGCACCACCGACCTGATCTTCGCGCTGGACTCGATCCCCGCGATCTTCGGCATCACGCAGGAGCCCTACCTGGTCTTCACGGCGAACGTGTTCGCGCTGATGGGCCTGGTCCAGCTCTACTTCCTGCTCGGCAACCTGATCGAGCGCCTGGTCTACCTGTCCAAGGGCCTGGCGGTCATCCTCGCGTTCATCGGCGTCAAGCTGATCCTCGAGGCCCTGCACGAGAACAACCTGCCGTTCATCAACGGCGGCCAGCACATCGAGTGGGCACCGACCATCCCGATCTGGCTCTCGCTGACCGTCATCCTCGGCACGCTGATCATCGCCACGGTCGCCAGCCTGATCAAGACCGCCGCCGACGACCGCAGGGAGGCCCGCCGCCAGGCGGCCGAGTCCTCCGACGACGAGCCCGTCCTCAAGGCTTAA
- a CDS encoding antibiotic biosynthesis monooxygenase family protein produces MVLEVALIDVQPGREDELAAAYAKGHQILAGTPGCRSVRMTRGIETPDRFVLLVEWDSVEAHEENFRATERFTQWRALIGPFFAGPPRVEHFTDVPA; encoded by the coding sequence ATGGTTCTTGAGGTGGCATTGATCGACGTACAGCCTGGTCGCGAGGACGAACTCGCCGCGGCGTACGCGAAGGGACATCAGATTCTCGCGGGTACGCCGGGATGCCGCTCCGTCCGGATGACGCGCGGCATCGAGACCCCGGACCGGTTCGTGCTGCTGGTCGAGTGGGACTCGGTCGAGGCGCACGAGGAGAACTTCCGGGCCACCGAGCGCTTCACGCAGTGGCGCGCGCTGATCGGGCCGTTCTTCGCCGGCCCGCCGCGGGTGGAGCACTTCACCGACGTGCCCGCCTGA
- a CDS encoding DUF397 domain-containing protein: MKSSRSHANGNCVEVAADPGAIAVRDSKDPGPRLRFAEPAWRAFVRRVKG; this comes from the coding sequence GTGAAGAGCAGCCGTAGTCACGCGAACGGCAACTGCGTCGAGGTCGCGGCCGATCCGGGCGCGATCGCGGTCCGGGACTCCAAGGACCCCGGGCCCCGGCTCCGGTTCGCGGAGCCGGCCTGGCGGGCGTTCGTGCGGCGGGTCAAGGGCTGA
- a CDS encoding helix-turn-helix domain-containing protein, which translates to MPPPKSPTVRRLRLGTELRQLRRTAALTLEQVCDRLGWASTSKLSRIELGQSRPDLADIMDLLDIYGVEGHDRDKLIVIARDAAAARGWWKALGDMGPRQRRYAELETGAADIFEFHQYVVPGLLQTPEYGRVRVRSGRALYPGLDMDADSRARAARHVVLRRESPPRYEAVIDESAFHRQVAPPEVMRGQLRHLLAMADLPNVVIRVLPFRIPLQDSYVPHTAFSVYSFPDPADPRTVVLETMSEDVHLTDEEEVARYLLVADWLRAAALPEEETRAYLARAADARPEQVRAIPAQRGVNGVV; encoded by the coding sequence ATGCCACCCCCCAAAAGTCCTACGGTCCGTCGGTTGCGTCTGGGCACCGAGCTACGACAGCTGCGGCGCACGGCGGCCCTCACCCTGGAGCAGGTCTGTGACCGGCTCGGATGGGCCTCGACCTCGAAGCTGTCCCGGATCGAGCTGGGGCAGAGCCGGCCCGACCTGGCCGACATCATGGACCTGCTGGACATCTACGGCGTAGAGGGCCACGACAGGGACAAACTCATCGTGATCGCCCGTGACGCGGCCGCGGCGCGCGGCTGGTGGAAGGCGCTCGGTGACATGGGTCCCCGCCAGCGACGATATGCGGAGTTGGAAACCGGCGCCGCTGACATTTTCGAGTTCCACCAGTACGTGGTCCCCGGCCTGCTGCAGACCCCGGAGTACGGCCGGGTCCGGGTCCGCTCCGGCCGCGCGCTCTACCCGGGCCTGGACATGGACGCGGACAGCCGTGCCCGCGCCGCCCGGCACGTGGTGCTGCGCCGGGAGAGCCCGCCGCGCTACGAGGCGGTCATCGACGAGTCCGCGTTCCACCGGCAGGTCGCGCCGCCCGAGGTGATGCGCGGCCAGTTGCGGCACCTGCTGGCCATGGCCGACCTGCCGAACGTGGTGATCCGTGTGCTGCCGTTCCGCATCCCGCTCCAGGACTCGTACGTGCCGCACACCGCGTTCTCGGTCTACTCGTTCCCCGATCCGGCCGACCCGCGCACGGTCGTGCTGGAGACCATGAGCGAGGACGTGCACCTGACCGACGAGGAGGAGGTGGCGCGCTACCTGCTGGTCGCGGACTGGTTGCGGGCGGCGGCGCTGCCGGAGGAGGAGACGCGCGCCTACCTGGCCCGGGCCGCCGACGCCCGGCCGGAGCAGGTGCGGGCGATCCCCGCTCAGCGCGGGGTGAACGGTGTTGTCTGA
- the uvrB gene encoding excinuclease ABC subunit UvrB, which yields MALDIPRLDGRFQVISDFKPSGDQPAAIDALERRVRDGERHSVLLGATGTGKSATTAWLVERVQRPTLVLAHNKTLCAQLAKEFRELLPNNAVEYFVSYYDYYQPEAYIPQTDTYIEKDSSVNEEVERLRHSATMSLLTRRDVIVVATVSAIYGLGTPQEYLERAAKVSVGEEIDRDKLLRRLVEIQYTRNDLAFQRGTFRVRGDTLEIIPAYEELALRIELFGDEVEKISYLHPLTGDVVREVPSALIFPASHYATGQQRMERAIGDIEVELAERLDELERQNKLLEAQRLRMRTTYDLEMMKQVGFCNGIENYSMHIDGRLPGSPPHCLLDYFPDDFLTVIDESHQTIPQIGGMFEGDASRKRMLIDHGFRLPSAADNRPLRFDEFLERVGQMVFLSATPGTWELDQTGGEFVEQVIRPTGLVDPEVVIKPTKGQIDDLMHEIKLRTERDERVLVTTLTKKMAEDLTDYLLEHGIRVRYLHSEVDTLRRVELLRELRKGDYDVLVGINLLREGLDLPEVSLVAILDADKEGFLRSGTSLIQTIGRAARNVSGQVHMYADKVTPSMRQAIDETDRRRAKQVAYNTEHGLSPQPLRKKIHDILDDIYREAEDTESALGGHGPGGHIVGGAGRQMSRGKAPVPETRSKGGKGASTPARAGMARAELAELIQNLNEQMLGAARELQFELAARIRDEINELKKELRGMDAAGVK from the coding sequence ATGGCGCTCGACATTCCCCGGCTGGACGGCCGGTTCCAGGTCATCAGCGACTTCAAGCCCTCCGGCGACCAGCCGGCGGCGATCGACGCGCTGGAGCGCCGGGTCCGCGACGGCGAGCGCCACAGCGTGCTGCTCGGCGCGACCGGCACCGGCAAGAGCGCCACCACGGCGTGGCTGGTCGAGCGCGTGCAGCGGCCGACGCTGGTGCTCGCGCACAACAAGACGCTCTGCGCCCAGCTCGCCAAGGAGTTCCGCGAGCTGCTGCCGAACAACGCGGTCGAGTACTTCGTGTCCTACTACGACTACTACCAGCCCGAGGCGTATATCCCTCAGACGGATACGTATATCGAGAAGGACTCCTCGGTCAACGAGGAGGTGGAGCGGCTGCGGCACTCCGCCACCATGTCGCTGCTGACCCGGCGCGACGTGATCGTGGTCGCGACCGTCTCCGCGATCTACGGCCTGGGCACCCCGCAGGAATACCTCGAGCGTGCCGCGAAGGTGTCGGTCGGCGAGGAGATCGACCGGGACAAGCTGCTGCGCCGGCTCGTCGAGATTCAGTACACGCGGAACGACCTGGCGTTCCAGCGCGGCACGTTCCGGGTCCGCGGCGACACGCTCGAGATCATCCCGGCGTACGAGGAACTGGCGCTGCGCATCGAGCTGTTCGGCGACGAGGTGGAGAAGATCTCCTACCTGCACCCGCTCACCGGCGACGTGGTCCGCGAGGTCCCGTCCGCGCTGATCTTCCCGGCCAGCCACTACGCGACCGGTCAGCAGCGGATGGAGCGGGCGATCGGCGACATCGAGGTCGAGCTGGCCGAGCGGCTGGACGAGCTGGAGCGGCAGAACAAGCTGCTGGAGGCGCAGCGGCTGCGCATGCGCACCACGTACGACCTGGAGATGATGAAGCAGGTCGGCTTCTGCAACGGCATCGAGAACTACTCGATGCACATCGACGGCCGGTTGCCCGGCAGCCCGCCGCACTGCCTGCTCGACTACTTCCCGGACGACTTCCTCACCGTGATCGACGAGTCGCACCAGACCATCCCGCAGATCGGCGGCATGTTCGAGGGCGACGCGTCGCGCAAGCGCATGCTGATCGACCACGGCTTCCGGCTGCCGTCCGCGGCGGACAACCGGCCGCTGCGCTTCGACGAGTTCCTGGAGCGGGTCGGCCAGATGGTCTTCCTCTCCGCCACGCCCGGCACCTGGGAGCTGGACCAGACCGGCGGCGAGTTCGTCGAGCAGGTGATCCGCCCGACCGGCCTGGTCGACCCGGAGGTCGTGATCAAGCCGACCAAGGGCCAGATCGACGACCTGATGCACGAGATCAAGCTGCGCACCGAGCGGGACGAGCGGGTCCTGGTCACCACGCTGACCAAGAAGATGGCCGAGGACCTGACGGACTACCTGCTGGAGCACGGCATCCGGGTGCGCTACCTGCACTCCGAGGTGGACACGCTGCGCCGGGTGGAGCTGCTGCGCGAGCTGCGCAAGGGCGACTACGACGTGCTGGTCGGCATCAACCTGCTGCGCGAGGGCCTGGACCTGCCGGAGGTGTCGCTGGTCGCGATCCTGGACGCGGACAAGGAGGGCTTCCTGCGCAGCGGCACCTCGCTGATCCAGACCATCGGCCGCGCCGCGCGTAACGTCTCCGGCCAGGTCCACATGTACGCGGACAAGGTCACCCCGTCGATGCGGCAGGCGATCGACGAGACCGACCGGCGCCGGGCCAAGCAGGTGGCGTACAACACCGAGCACGGGCTCTCGCCCCAGCCGCTGCGGAAGAAGATCCACGACATTCTGGACGACATCTACCGGGAGGCGGAGGACACCGAGTCCGCGCTCGGCGGGCACGGCCCCGGCGGCCACATCGTCGGCGGCGCCGGGCGGCAGATGTCGCGCGGCAAGGCGCCGGTGCCGGAGACCCGGTCGAAGGGCGGCAAGGGCGCGAGCACGCCGGCCCGCGCGGGCATGGCCCGGGCCGAGCTGGCCGAGCTGATCCAGAACCTGAACGAGCAGATGCTCGGCGCCGCGCGCGAGCTGCAGTTCGAGCTCGCCGCCCGGATTCGCGACGAGATCAACGAGCTGAAGAAGGAGCTTCGCGGCATGGACGCCGCGGGCGTGAAGTGA
- the rpsA gene encoding 30S ribosomal protein S1 has protein sequence MTSSIEATSSANKVTIDDLGSEEAFLAAIDETIKYFNDGDIVEGTVVKVDRDEVLLDIGYKTEGVIPSRELSIKHDVDPAEVVSVGDHIEALVLQKEDKEGRLILSKKRAQYERAWGTIEKIKDEDGVVRGSVIEVVKGGLILDIGLRGFLPASLVEMRRVRDLQPYVGRELEAKIIELDKNRNNVVLSRRAWLEQTQSEVRTEFLNKLQKGQVRKGVVSSIVNFGAFVDLGGVDGLVHVSELSWKHIDHPSEVVEVGQEVEVEVLDVDLDRERVSLSLKATQEDPWRQFARTHAIQQIVPGKVTKLVPFGAFVRVDDGIEGLVHISELAERHVEIPEQVVQVGSDVMVKVIDIDLERRRISLSLKQANEGFVEGEEHFDPTLYGMAATYDNEGNYIYPEGFDPETGEWMEGFDKQRETWETQYAEARQRWEAHTKQVVAARTADTEAAANAAAGVSTSTPAAGGATSSSSSSSSSSPRQAEEPAGTLATDEALAALREKLAGGK, from the coding sequence ATGACGAGCAGCATCGAGGCCACCTCGAGCGCCAACAAGGTCACCATCGACGACCTCGGCAGCGAGGAGGCATTCCTCGCCGCGATCGATGAGACCATCAAGTACTTCAACGACGGCGACATTGTCGAAGGCACCGTCGTTAAGGTCGATCGGGATGAAGTCCTGCTCGACATCGGCTACAAGACCGAGGGCGTCATCCCCTCGCGCGAGCTGTCGATCAAGCACGACGTGGACCCCGCGGAAGTGGTGTCGGTCGGTGACCACATCGAGGCCCTCGTTCTCCAGAAGGAGGACAAGGAGGGTCGTCTGATCCTCTCGAAGAAGCGGGCGCAGTACGAGCGCGCCTGGGGCACCATCGAGAAGATCAAGGACGAGGACGGCGTCGTTCGCGGCTCCGTCATCGAGGTGGTCAAGGGCGGCCTGATCCTCGACATCGGGCTCCGGGGCTTCCTCCCGGCCTCGCTGGTCGAGATGCGGCGCGTCCGCGACCTCCAGCCCTACGTGGGCCGCGAGCTGGAAGCGAAGATCATAGAGCTGGACAAGAACCGCAACAACGTGGTTCTCTCCCGCCGCGCCTGGCTCGAGCAGACCCAGTCCGAGGTGCGCACCGAGTTCCTCAACAAGCTCCAGAAGGGGCAGGTCCGCAAGGGCGTCGTCTCCTCGATCGTCAACTTCGGTGCCTTCGTGGACCTGGGCGGCGTCGACGGCCTGGTGCACGTCTCGGAGCTCTCCTGGAAGCACATCGACCACCCGTCCGAGGTCGTCGAGGTCGGCCAGGAGGTCGAGGTCGAGGTCCTGGACGTCGACCTGGACCGCGAGCGCGTCTCCCTGTCGCTGAAGGCGACGCAGGAGGACCCGTGGCGTCAGTTCGCCCGCACCCACGCGATCCAGCAGATCGTGCCGGGTAAGGTCACCAAGCTCGTGCCGTTCGGTGCGTTCGTGCGCGTCGACGACGGCATCGAGGGCCTGGTCCACATCTCCGAGCTGGCCGAGCGCCACGTGGAGATCCCGGAGCAGGTCGTGCAGGTCGGCTCGGACGTCATGGTCAAGGTCATCGACATCGACCTCGAGCGTCGCCGCATCTCGCTGTCGCTGAAGCAGGCCAACGAGGGCTTCGTCGAGGGCGAGGAGCACTTCGACCCGACCCTCTACGGCATGGCCGCGACGTACGACAACGAGGGCAACTACATCTACCCGGAGGGCTTCGACCCGGAGACCGGCGAGTGGATGGAAGGTTTCGACAAGCAGCGCGAGACCTGGGAGACGCAGTACGCCGAGGCGCGGCAGCGCTGGGAGGCCCACACCAAGCAGGTCGTGGCCGCCCGCACCGCCGACACCGAGGCCGCCGCGAACGCGGCTGCCGGCGTCAGCACCTCCACCCCGGCGGCCGGCGGCGCGACCAGCTCGTCGTCGTCGTCCTCCTCGTCCTCGCCGCGTCAGGCCGAGGAGCCGGCCGGCACGCTGGCCACCGACGAGGCGCTCGCCGCTCTGCGCGAGAAGCTCGCCGGCGGCAAGTAA
- a CDS encoding class I SAM-dependent methyltransferase — translation MDGVEIGTEVTRRDVTDDESRRASRHWWDIDADDYQAEHGEFLGDADFVWCPEGLREADARLLGDVAGRRVLELGAGAAAGARWLAAQGASTVALDLSAGMLRHAAAGNARTGITVPLVQADALALPFAGATFDVVCTAFGAIPFVADSAAAHREVFRVLRPGGRWVFSVTHPMRWIFLDDPGEGGLRAVHSYFDRRPYVEENVDGEPTYVEQHRTLGDRIRELVAAGFVLRDLIEPEWPDGHEGIWGQWSPLRGRLFPGTAIFVTDKPPTT, via the coding sequence ATGGACGGCGTCGAGATCGGCACCGAGGTCACCCGCCGGGACGTGACCGACGACGAGAGCCGCCGGGCCAGCCGGCACTGGTGGGACATCGACGCCGACGACTACCAGGCGGAACACGGAGAGTTCCTGGGCGACGCCGACTTCGTCTGGTGCCCCGAGGGCCTGCGCGAGGCCGACGCGCGGCTGCTCGGCGACGTGGCCGGCCGGCGCGTCCTGGAGCTCGGCGCCGGTGCCGCCGCCGGCGCACGCTGGCTCGCCGCGCAGGGCGCGTCCACGGTCGCGCTCGACCTGTCCGCCGGCATGCTCCGCCACGCCGCCGCCGGCAACGCGCGCACCGGGATCACGGTGCCGCTGGTCCAGGCGGACGCGCTCGCGCTGCCGTTCGCCGGCGCCACCTTCGACGTGGTCTGCACCGCGTTCGGCGCCATCCCGTTCGTCGCCGACTCCGCCGCCGCCCACCGCGAGGTCTTCCGCGTCCTGCGCCCCGGCGGCCGGTGGGTCTTCTCCGTCACTCACCCGATGCGGTGGATCTTCCTGGACGACCCGGGCGAGGGCGGCCTGCGCGCGGTCCACTCGTACTTCGACCGCCGCCCGTACGTGGAGGAGAACGTCGACGGCGAGCCGACCTACGTCGAGCAGCACCGCACCCTCGGCGACCGGATCCGCGAACTGGTCGCCGCCGGATTCGTGCTCCGCGACCTGATCGAGCCGGAGTGGCCCGACGGTCACGAGGGGATCTGGGGCCAGTGGTCCCCGCTGCGCGGCCGCCTCTTCCCGGGCACCGCCATCTTCGTCACCGACAAACCACCGACCACATGA
- a CDS encoding hypervirulence associated TUDOR domain-containing protein codes for MAGKSVRKGRKVSWRSHGETVHGTVQEKITERTKSAGRTVAASPEEPQYRVTSDKTGKDAVHKPGALHPE; via the coding sequence ATGGCTGGGAAGAGTGTGCGCAAGGGGCGGAAGGTCAGTTGGCGGTCGCACGGCGAGACCGTGCACGGCACCGTCCAGGAGAAGATCACCGAGCGGACGAAGAGCGCCGGCCGCACCGTGGCCGCGTCGCCGGAGGAGCCGCAGTACCGGGTGACCAGCGACAAGACCGGGAAGGACGCCGTGCACAAGCCCGGCGCCCTCCACCCCGAATAG
- the polA gene encoding DNA polymerase I, with protein sequence MNAAVAEKSRLLLLDGHSLAYRAFFALPVENFSTSTGQATNAVYGFTSMLINVLRDEKPTHIAVAFDVSRRSFRTEKYAEYKGGRSESPQEFGGQVSLVKEVLGALRIPFVELAGYEADDLIATLATQARAQGMEVLICTGDRDAFQLVEEHVTVLYPRKGVSDLARMDPAAVTEKYGVGPGHYRHLAALVGDSSDNLPGIPGVGPKTAAKWINQYGGLDGVIAHADAIKGKAGEALRERLSDVIRNYDINCLVSDLEISLTPEDARWHGWDREAVHQVFDALEFRVLRDRLYQYLDAVEPEVEAGFDLDGAVLGTGEVAPWLAAHTNGAEVGVAVAGTFGRGSGALTGVALATADGPAAWFDPAVLDAADETAVAAWLADPARRKVLHDSKPARLAFLEHGWALAGVTHDTALAAYLARPDQRSYDLADLAVRYLQRELRVDAPQTGQLTLDGLGGNEGEAEQNLMLRARATLDLAAALDSELDRDAAPGEGPSRRLLAEVELPLAEVLAEMERTGIAADTEYLSELESEFAAGVKGAAQAAYEVIGREFNLGSPKQLQEILFGELNLPKTKRIKTGYTTDADALQSLYAQTEHPLLAHLLRHRDVAKLKTTVDGLLKSVSDDGRIHTTYFQTVAATGRLSSTDPNLQNIPIRTEEGRRIRRAFIVGTGYETLLTADYSQIEMRIMAHLSGDQALIDAFNSGADFHAATASNVFAVPITEVTADQRRKIKAMNYGLAYGLSAFGLSNQLGISTEEARGLMDEYFSRFGGVRDYLQSVVAVARQQGYTETILGRRRYLPDLVSDNRQRREMAERMALNAPIQGSAADIIKVAMLHVDTALREAGLRSRMLLQVHDELVLEAAEGERERLEELVRREMGNAHSLSVPLEVSVGAGRDWHTADH encoded by the coding sequence GTGAATGCTGCGGTTGCTGAGAAGTCCCGGTTGTTGCTGCTCGACGGTCACTCGCTGGCCTATCGCGCGTTCTTCGCGCTGCCGGTGGAGAACTTCTCGACGTCGACGGGGCAGGCCACCAACGCGGTCTACGGCTTCACCTCAATGTTGATCAACGTGCTGCGGGACGAGAAGCCCACGCACATCGCGGTCGCGTTCGACGTCTCCCGCCGCTCGTTCCGCACCGAGAAGTACGCGGAGTACAAGGGCGGGCGCTCGGAGAGCCCGCAGGAGTTCGGCGGCCAGGTCAGCCTGGTCAAGGAGGTGCTGGGGGCGCTGCGCATCCCGTTCGTGGAGCTGGCCGGCTACGAGGCCGACGACCTGATCGCCACGCTGGCCACGCAGGCGCGCGCGCAGGGCATGGAGGTGCTGATCTGCACCGGCGACCGGGACGCGTTCCAGCTGGTCGAGGAGCACGTCACGGTGCTCTACCCGCGCAAGGGCGTCTCCGACCTGGCCCGGATGGACCCGGCCGCGGTCACCGAGAAGTACGGTGTCGGCCCCGGGCACTACCGGCATCTGGCCGCGCTGGTCGGCGACAGCAGCGACAACCTGCCCGGCATCCCCGGCGTCGGGCCGAAGACGGCCGCCAAGTGGATCAATCAGTACGGTGGCCTGGACGGCGTGATCGCGCACGCGGACGCGATCAAGGGCAAGGCCGGCGAGGCGCTGCGCGAGCGGCTGTCCGACGTCATCCGCAACTACGACATCAACTGCCTGGTGTCGGACCTGGAGATCTCGCTGACGCCGGAGGACGCGCGCTGGCACGGGTGGGACCGCGAGGCCGTCCACCAGGTCTTCGACGCGCTCGAGTTCCGGGTGCTGCGCGACCGGCTCTATCAGTACCTCGACGCCGTCGAGCCGGAGGTGGAGGCCGGCTTCGACCTGGACGGCGCGGTGCTCGGCACCGGCGAGGTCGCGCCGTGGCTGGCCGCGCACACCAACGGCGCCGAGGTGGGCGTGGCCGTCGCCGGTACGTTCGGGCGCGGCTCCGGCGCGCTGACCGGCGTCGCGCTGGCCACCGCGGACGGGCCCGCCGCCTGGTTCGACCCGGCCGTGCTGGACGCGGCGGACGAGACCGCGGTCGCGGCCTGGCTGGCCGACCCGGCGCGCCGCAAGGTGCTGCACGACAGCAAGCCGGCCCGGCTCGCGTTCCTCGAGCACGGCTGGGCGCTGGCCGGCGTCACCCACGACACCGCGCTCGCGGCCTATCTGGCCCGCCCCGACCAGCGCTCCTACGACCTGGCCGACCTGGCCGTCCGATACCTCCAGCGGGAGCTGCGGGTGGACGCGCCGCAGACCGGGCAACTGACGCTGGACGGGCTCGGCGGCAACGAGGGCGAGGCCGAGCAGAACCTGATGCTTCGCGCCCGCGCCACGCTCGACCTGGCCGCCGCGCTCGACTCCGAGCTCGACCGCGACGCCGCGCCCGGCGAGGGCCCGTCCCGGCGGCTGCTGGCCGAGGTGGAGCTGCCGCTGGCCGAGGTGCTGGCCGAGATGGAGCGCACCGGCATCGCCGCCGACACCGAGTACCTCTCGGAGTTGGAGTCGGAGTTCGCGGCCGGGGTGAAGGGCGCGGCCCAGGCGGCGTACGAGGTGATCGGCCGCGAGTTCAACCTCGGCTCGCCGAAGCAGCTCCAGGAGATCCTGTTCGGCGAGCTGAACCTGCCGAAGACGAAGCGGATCAAGACGGGCTACACCACGGACGCGGACGCGCTGCAGAGCCTGTATGCGCAGACCGAGCATCCGCTGCTGGCCCACCTGCTCCGGCACCGCGACGTGGCGAAGCTGAAGACGACCGTGGACGGGCTGCTCAAGTCCGTCTCCGACGACGGGCGCATCCACACGACGTACTTCCAGACCGTCGCCGCGACCGGCCGGCTCTCGTCCACCGATCCGAACCTGCAGAACATCCCGATCCGGACCGAGGAGGGCCGCCGCATCCGGCGCGCGTTCATCGTCGGCACCGGCTACGAGACGCTGCTGACCGCGGACTACAGCCAGATCGAGATGCGCATCATGGCGCACCTCTCCGGCGACCAGGCGCTGATCGACGCGTTCAACTCCGGCGCCGACTTCCACGCGGCCACCGCGTCGAACGTGTTCGCGGTCCCGATAACGGAGGTGACCGCGGACCAGCGGCGCAAGATCAAGGCGATGAACTACGGCCTGGCGTACGGACTGAGCGCGTTCGGGCTCTCCAACCAGCTCGGCATCTCCACCGAGGAGGCGCGCGGGCTGATGGACGAGTACTTCTCCCGCTTCGGCGGCGTCCGCGACTACCTCCAGTCCGTGGTCGCGGTGGCCCGCCAGCAGGGCTACACCGAGACCATCCTGGGCCGCCGCCGCTACCTGCCCGACCTGGTCAGCGACAACCGGCAGCGCCGTGAGATGGCCGAGCGGATGGCGCTCAACGCCCCCATCCAGGGCTCCGCCGCCGACATCATCAAGGTCGCCATGCTGCACGTCGACACCGCGCTGCGCGAGGCCGGGCTGCGCTCCCGCATGCTGCTCCAGGTGCACGACGAGCTGGTCCTGGAGGCGGCCGAGGGCGAGCGCGAGCGGCTGGAGGAGCTGGTCCGGCGCGAGATGGGCAACGCCCACTCCCTGTCGGTCCCGCTGGAGGTCTCGGTCGGCGCGGGCCGCGACTGGCACACGGCCGACCACTGA